A genomic segment from Hypanus sabinus isolate sHypSab1 chromosome 8, sHypSab1.hap1, whole genome shotgun sequence encodes:
- the LOC132397767 gene encoding interferon-inducible GTPase 5-like yields MGGSSSSEQVAETETPSFFTQEELNKLKSDFETGGVGKVKLLIEEKVTDLDKTELNIAVTGESGTGKSTFINAMRGLQSDDPGAAEVGNTETTKEPAGYSHPTLPNVRYWDLPGIRTTAFPAAEYLRKMNFKRYDFFIIISALQFKENDVKLAKEINRLGKMFYFVRSRIDIDLYSMRKERGVINEEEELAKIRSDTVRKLTEAGFPNPAVFLISSLEPDRFDFIRLNEGLEGDLNNVKKRIFVLALPNLSVEVVQRKYEILKKHIWMFATLSGALGAVPVPGFSLACDIGILIGAIVHFRKCLGLDDASLQRLAKRAGKPVEELKSTVKAPLLGEITPDVIMRLGWGVAVVTVSVLEFALDFVPVIGSIFGAGSSFLMTYKMLSDALKDLTENAESVVKVAFETV; encoded by the exons ATGGGAGGGTCAAGCTCCAG TGAACAGGTGGCAGAGACTGAGACCCCGTCATTCTTCACACAGGAAGAACTGAACAAACTGAAGTCTGATTTTGAAACAGGTGGGGTGGGAAAAGTTAAACTACTGATAGAGGAGAAAGTAACTGACCTGGATAAAACAGAGCTTAACATCGCAGTGACGGGTGAATCAGGTACAGGAaaatctaccttcatcaatgccaTGAGAGGACTTCAGAGCGATGATCCAGGAGCAGCTGAAGTTGGGAACACAGAAACAACAAAGGAGCCAGCTGGGTACTCACATCCCACTCTGCCCAATGTTCGCTATTGGGACCTGCCAGGGATCAGAACCACAGCATTTCCAGCAGCTGAATATCTCAGAAAAATGAATTTCAAAAGATATGATTTCTTTATCATAATCTCTGCTTTGCAATTCAAAGAAAATGATGTTAAACTTGCCAAAGAGATTAATCGGCTGGGGAAAATGTTCTATTTTGTCCGCTCTAGGATTGACATCGATCTTTATTCCATGAGGAAAGAGAGGGGGGTTATTAATGAAGAAGAAGAGCTGGCAAAGATTCGGAGTGACACTGTCAGGAAGTTGACAGAGGCAGGGTTTCCAAATCCAGCTGTGTTCCTGATATCCAGTTTAGAGCCGGATCGTTTTGATTTCATTCGGTTAAATGAAGGACTCGAAGGTGATCTAAATAATGTAAAGAAAAGGATCTTTGTCCTGGCCCTTCCAAATCTAAGTGTGGAGGTAGTTCAGAGGAAATATGAGATTCTGAAAAAACATATCTGGATGTTTGCAACACTCTCTGGGGCATTGGGAGCAGTCCCAGTTCCCGGCTTCTCTCTCGCTTGTGATATCGGAATATTGATTGGAGCCATTGTCCACTTCCGGAAATGCCTGGGTCTGGATGATGCTTCTCTTCAAAGACTGGCCAAGAGAGCAGGAAAACCTGTGGAAGAGCTGAAGTCGACAGTGAAAGCTCCACTGCTGGGGGAAATAACCCCAGATGTAATTATGAGGTTAGGTTGGGGGGTTGCTGTTGTTACTGTTTCAGTCCTGGAATTTGCTCTGGACTTTGTCCCTGTCATTGGCTCCATTTTTGGAGCAGGCTCATCATTTCTCATGACGTACAAGATGCTGAGTGATGCACTGAAGGATCTTACAGAGAATGCAGAGAGTGTGGTGAAAGTTGCCTTTGAAACTGTTTAA